The following coding sequences lie in one Rissa tridactyla isolate bRisTri1 chromosome Z, bRisTri1.patW.cur.20221130, whole genome shotgun sequence genomic window:
- the LOC128902694 gene encoding endoplasmic reticulum aminopeptidase 1-like, with protein sequence MAPRRRAGPPPWPSLAVAAGLVGLLSAALALGGDSTPFPWQGVRLPKDVVPLRYHLVIHPNLTTLTFAGSAAIEVTVTWQTSAVVLHSKHLGIARATVEAGHGRPEQEARVVEHQALEQVALLTAEPLRAGHNYTLRIQYRANLSESFHGFYKSTYRTREGELRVLAATQFEPTAARMAFPCFDEPAFKARFSIKIRREPKHLALSNMPIVKSVNLTPWLVEDHFDTTVKMSTYLVAFIVSDFKSVSKITSRGVKISVYTVPDKIKQADYALDAAVKLLDFYEDYFSIPYPLPKQDLAALPDFQSGAMENWGLTTYRESALLYDPEKSSASSKLRITMIIAHELAHQWFGNLVTMEWWNDLWLNEGFAKFMEFVSVSVTHPELRVEDYFLRRCFDAMAVDALNSSHAISTSVEDPAQILEMFDSVSYEKGSCVLNMLRDYLTADVFKAGLVQYLQKYSYQNTKNEDLWNSMTNICPTIGNDKNGLQGDGFCRSSQQSSSSAHWTNREPPDVRAMMDTWTLQKGFPLVTVTVRGKNVHLQQERYVKGVDAALSTGYSWHVPLTYITSKSDTVERFLMTTKADVIILPEEVEWVKFNVDMNGYYIVHYEDDGWDRLINLLKENHTAISSNDRASLVNNVFQLVSVNKLSISKAFDLSLYLKHERQIMPVLQGMSELIPIYRLVERRDTGGTEKQLKEYIVNLFKDLIDKQSWSDEGSVSERFLRHSLLLFACVHRYQPCVDKAKGYFTEWQKSNGTLSLPADVKAAVYAVGAQTSEGWDFLLSKYRLHSFSVERDDIEWALSLSRSKDKLQWLMDQGLRGDIVRTQDLPHIIVFVSKNPAGYHLAWTFLKANWEKFVEKFELGSNSIATIVTGVTSRYSTRSQLAQVKEFFSSLDERSAQLRCVQQAIETIEDNIQWMDRNLEKVKTWLQNNHL encoded by the exons AtggcgccgcggcggcgggccgggccgcccccatGGCCGTCGTTGGCCGTGGCggcggggctggtggggctgctgAGCGCGGCTCTGGCTCTCGGCGGTGACAGCACGCCCTTCCCCTGGCAGGGGGTGAGACTCCCCAAGGATGTTGTCCCACTGCGTTACCACCTCGTCATCCATCCCAACCTCACCACCCTGACCTTCGCCGGCAGCGCCGCCATCGAGGTTACAGTCACCTGGCAGACCAGTGCGGTAGTCCTGCACAGCAAGCACCTGGGGATCGCCAGGGCCACCGTCGAGGCTGGCCACGGCCGCCCGGAGCAGGAGGCGCGGGTGGTGGAGCACCAGGCCCTGGAGCAGGTGGCACTCCTCACCGCTGAGCCCCTGCGGGCTGGGCACAACTACACCCTCCGCATCCAGTACCGGGCAAATCTCTCCGAGTCCTTCCATGGCTTTTATAAAAGCACCTACAGGACCCGGGAAGGAGAACTCAG aGTGCTTGCAGCAACACAGTTTGAGCCGACAGCTGCGCGAATGGCCTTCCCATGTTTTGATGAACCAGCCTTCAAAGCCAGGTTCTCAATTAAGATCAGGAGGGAACCAAAGCACCTTGCGCTGTCCAATATGCCAATT GTGAAGTCTGTGAATCTAACTCCCTGGCTTGTTGAGGACCATTTTGATACCACTGTCAAGATGAGTACGTACCTCGTGGCCTTTATCGTTTCGGACTTTAAATCCGTCAGCAAAATAACCAGTCGCGGAGTTAAG ATTTCTGTGTATACGGTGCCAGACAAGATCAAGCAAGCTGATTACGCGTTGGATGCTGCGGTGAAACTTTTAGACTTCTATGAGGATTACTTCAGCATTCCATATCCTTTACCGAAACAAG atttaGCAGCTCTTCCTGATTTTCAGTCTGGTGCTATGGAAAACTGGGGACTGACCACATACCGGGAATCCGCATTGTTGTATGACCCTGAAAAGTCCTCGGCGTCTTCTAAACTTCGGATTACTATGATAATAGCCCATGAGCTGGCTCATCag tggttTGGCAACCTTGTTACCATGGAGTGGTGGAATGACCTGTGGTTAAATGAAGGGTTTGCGAAGTTTATGGAGTTCGTCTCAGTCAGCGTTACCCATCCAGAACTGAGAGTT GAAGACTATTTCTTACGGAGATGTTTTGATGCCATGGCAGTGGATGCCTTAAATTCCTCACACGCTATATCTACTTCTGTGGAAGATCCAGCtcaaattttagaaatgtttgatAGCGTTTCCTATGAGAAG GGATCTTGCGTATTAAATATGCTGAGGGACTACCTGACTGCTGATGTGTTTAAAGCTGGACTTGTCCAGTACCTGCAGAAATACAGCTATCAGAATacaaaaaatgaagatttgtggAACAGCATGACAAAT atttgccCTACAATAGGTAACGATAAAAATGGACTACAAGGTGATGgtttttgcagaagcagccaaCAGTCATCTTCAAGTGCA CACTGGACTAACAGAGAACCTCCTGACGTGAGGGCAATGATGGACACCTGGACACTGCAAAAAGGCTTTCCCCTGGTAACTGTCACAGTGAGAGGGAAGAACGTCCACCTGCAGCAGGAGCGCTACGTGAAGGGAGTAGACGCTGCCTTGtccacagg GTACTCGTGGCACGTTCCTCTAACCTACATTACCAGTAAATCTGACACGGTGGAGAGATTTTTGATGACAACTAAAGCAG ATGTCATTATCCTCCCGGAAGAGGTGGAGTGGGTTAAATTCAACGTGGACATGAATGGGTATTACATTGTGCACTACGAAGATGACGGATGGGATCGCCTGATTAACCTTTTGAAAGAGAACCACACAGCAATTAGCAGCAACGACAGAGCCAGTCTGGTTAACAACGTATTCCAGCTCGTGAG CGTAAACAAATTGTCGATTTCCAAAGCTTTTGATTTGAGTTTGTACCTGAAACACGAAAGACAAATCATGCCTGTACTCCAGGGTATGAGCGAGCTGATTCCTATATACAGGCTTGTGGAGAGGAGGGATACGGGTGGTACAGAGAAACAGTTAAAG GAGTATATAGTCAATCTGTTTAAAGACCTGATTGACAAGCAGTCTTGGAGCGATGAAGGCTCAGTGTCTGAGAGATTTCTTAGGCACTCGCTGCTGCTGTTCGCCTGCGTGCACAGGTACCAGCCGTGCGTGGACAAAGCCAAAGGATATTTTACAGAATGGCAGAAATCCAACGGGACCTTGAG CTTGCCAGCAGACGTGAAGGCAGCAGTGTATGCTGTCGGAGCGCAAACATCCGAAGGCTGGGATTTCCTGCTCAGTAAATACAGACTGCACTCCTTCAGCGTAGAGAGAGACGACATCGAATGGGCTCTCAGCCTCAGCAGAAGTAAGGACAAGCTTCAGTG GTTAATGGATCAAGGTCTGCGTGGTGACATCGTAAGAACTCAGGATCTTCCACATATTATTGTATTTGTTTCCAAAAACCCAGCCGGCTATCATCTGGCTTGGACGTTTTTGAAAGCAAATTGGGAGAAATTCGTAGAAAA ATTTGAACTTGGTTCGAATTCCATAGCCACCATCGTCACTGGAGTGACAAGTCGGTACTCTACAAGGTCACAGCTTGCACAG